One Xiphophorus maculatus strain JP 163 A chromosome 10, X_maculatus-5.0-male, whole genome shotgun sequence genomic region harbors:
- the LOC102228377 gene encoding zinc finger protein 595-like: MKEVECAHQNRSESLPLEDQVQKKYHGVHQQQDVGRNQTAENQHLWGKKNEISWKVSLGQHDAIPFYIKEEEEELWISQEGDELLGGDEAEYAKFPINVIVKNEDDEEEPESSQLYQSQTNTRETEPSTGSSFKWIKTETDGEDWGRLELISKTDPNNFKINKHRRAADSLENEASENEDNHCYNNWHRPIAGTENRWKGSQLAEAGMNSDAGCNASKKAFSCSECGKQFLDEQSLRRHMRRNTEKNSSDCSVIQKCSAVKKNADSQAKVHTGKKNFSCEICGKTFRDHFSLTSHIRVHTGEQPFGCDVCGKRFKHQHDVKKHMRVHTGEMPFCCEVCGKRFKHQHNLKTHMRIHTGEKPYVCDICGKRSRFQHNLKTHMIIHTGERLFDCDLCGKKFTCKKSLKAHESVHTGEKPHSCEICGKSYKRKTHLRTHMTSHTEERPFGCEVCGKRFNRKTYLETHMAVHTGEKPYSCDFCGKRFTRKTHLDSHIIVHTGEKPFGCAVCGQEFTQQGSLDRHMTLHLGRFRKKDSMKEVDYVNKSSIESLALENKVRMKQLGDHQPQDVCRNESADVNHHPLNKEEVPWSPSLDEQNPDGPFIKEELEESWISQEEEQLETEYINFPLNIVVKSEDDNEEESEYSQLHESQTLDPREAERPTTSSVKWIKTETDGDCGQLELVWKPGPNNFKLGSERKAAESSETDVSEDDGYDYWQQPLTEKESGWKGACGTNIKGSETMPNPNSQTKVHTGKKNFSCDECGKTFRDQFSLKSHIRVHTGEQPFVCDVCGKRFKHQHDVKKHMRVHSEEQPFVCEVCGKGFKHQHNLKTHMRIHTGEKPYVCTICGKTARHQNNLRTHMIVHGGEQPFSCDICGKKFNRQTNLKAHKVVHTGEKPHSCEICGKSYKRRTHLRGHMTTHSEERPFGCEVCGKRFNRKTYLDTHMVVHTGEKPYSCDFCGKSFSRKTHLDSHINVHMGGQPFGCPVCGEEFLQQKSLDQHMPLHFI; encoded by the exons atgaaggaAGTGGAATGTGCTCATCAGAACAGATCTGAAAGTCTGCCTTTAGAGGACCAAGTGCAGAAGAAATACCACGGCGTCCATCAGCAGCAGGATGTTGGTAGAAATCAAACGGCTG aaaatcaGCATCTTTGGGGGAAGAAAAACGAGATTTCTTGGAAAGTCAGCCTGGGACAACATGATGCAATCCCTTTCTACataaaggaggaagaggaggaacttTGGATCAGTCAGGAAGGAGACGAGCTGCTTGGAGGAGATGAAGCTGAATACGCAAAATTCCCAATCAATGTAATAGTGAAGAATGAAGATGACGAAGAGGAACCCGAGTCTTCACAGCTTTATCAGAGCCAAACCAACACCAGAGAGACAGAACCTTCAACCGGCAGCTCATTTAAATggattaaaacagaaactgatgGAGAGGACTGGGGCCGACTGGAACTTATCTCAAAGACCGAtccaaataatttcaaaataaataaacacagaaggGCTGCAGACTCCCTAGAGAATGAAGCCAGCGAAAATGAGGATAATCACTGTTATAATAACTGGCATCGACCTATAGCAGGGACTGAAAATCGATGGAAGGGAAGCCAGTTAGCTGAGGCAGGCATGAACAGCGATGCAGGCTGTAATGCTTCCAAAAAGGCCTTCAGCTGCTCTGAGTGCGGTAAACAGTTTCTGGACGAGCAGTCTCTAAGGAGACACATGAGAcgcaacacagaaaaaaattcttcagACTGTTCAGTTATTCAGAAATGCTCCGCAGTGAAGAAAAATGCAGATTCACAGGCCAAAGTCCACACAGGCAAGAAAAACTTCAGCTGCGAGATATGTGGCAAAACTTTCCGAGATCATTTCAGCCTTACATCTCACATCAGAGTGCACACAGGAGAGCAGCCGTTTGGTTGTGACGTATGCGGTAAAAGATTTAAGCACCAGCATGACGTGAAGAAACACATGAGAGTCCACACAGGAGAGATGCCTTTTTGCTGCGAAGTCTGTGGAAAAAGGTTCAAGCACCAGCATAACCTGAAGACACATATGAGAATCCACACAGGGGAGAAGCCCTATGTTTGTGATATTTGTGGGAAAAGATCAAGGTTTCAGCACAACCTAAAGACGCACATGATAATTCACACAGGAGAGCGTCTGTTTGACTGTGATCTTTGCGGGAAAAAGTTCACTTGTAAGAAAAGCCTTAAGGCGCATGAGTCGGTCCACACCGGAGAAAAACCGCACAGCTGCGAGATCTGTGGTAAAAGTTACAAACGGAAAACACACCTCAGGACTCACATGACATCCCACACTGAGGAAAGGCCTTTTGGCTGTGAAGTTTGTGGCAAAAGATTTAACCGTAAGACATACCTTGAAACGCACATGGCAGTCCACACAGGCGAGAAACCTTATAGCTGCGATTTCTGTGGTAAAAGATTTACCAGAAAAACGCATTTGGATTCACACATTATAGTTCATACAGGAGAAAAACCGTTTGGCTGTGCCGTCTGTGGGCAGGAATTCACCCAACAGGGAAGTTTAGACCGGCATATGACATTACACCTAGGC AGGTTCA gaaaaaaagacagcatGAAGGAAGTGGATTATGTTAATAAGAGCAGCATTGAAAGTCTGGCGTTAGAGAACAAAGTGCGGATGAAACAGCTGGGAGATCACCAGCCGCAGGATGTTTGCAGAAACGAATCCGCAG ATGTCAACCATCATCCACTGAATAAAGAAGAGGTTCCTTGGAGCCCCAGTTTGGACGAGCAGAACCCAGACGGGCCCTTCATAAAGGAAGAACTTGAGGAAAGTTGGATAAGTCAGGAAGAAGAGCAGCTAGAGACTGAGTACATCAACTTCCCGCTTAATATTGTTGTGAAGAGTGAAGATGATAATGAAGAGGAATCAGAATACTCACAGCTTCATGAAAGTCAAACTTTAGACCCCAGAGAGGCAGAGCGTCCGACCACCAGCTCCGTCAAATGGATCAAAACCGAAACTGACGGAGATTGTGGACAACTGGAACTTGTCTGGAAGCCTGGtccaaataatttcaaattaggTTCAGAAAGAAAGGCTGCAGAATCCTCTGAGACTGATGTCAGCGAAGATGATGGTTATGACTACTGGCAGCAACCTTTGACAGAGAAAGAAAGTGGTTGGAAGGGAGCCTGCGGAACTAATATCAAAGGTTCTGAAACAATGCCTAATCCAAATTCACAGACCAAAGTCCacacaggaaagaaaaacttcagcTGTGATGAATGTGGCAAAACATTCAGAGATCAGTTTAGTCTTAAATCTCACATCAGAGTCCACACAGGAGAGCAGCCGTTtgtttgtgatgtttgtggaaaaagatttaaGCACCAGCACGACGTGAAGAAACATATGAGAGTCCACTCTGAGGAGCAGCCATTTGTTTGTGAAGTTTGTGGTAAAGGATTCAAGCATCAGCACAATCTGAAGACgcacatgagaatccacacaggGGAGAAGCCCTATGTTTGTACTATCTGCGGTAAAACGGCAAGGCATCAGAATAACTTGCGAACGCATATGATAGTTCACGGAGGAGAACAGCCGTTTAGTTGTGATATTTGTGGTAAAAAGTTCAACCGGCAGACAAATCTTAAGGCACACAAAGTGGTCCACACCGGAGAGAAACCACATAGCTGTGAGATCTGTGGTAAAAGTTACAAACGTAGAACACACCTTAGGGGTCACATGACCACACACAGTGAGGAAAGGCCTTTTGGCTGTGAAGTTTGCGGCAAAAGATTTAACCGTAAAACATATCTTGATACACACATGGTGGTCCATACAGGCGAGAAGCCTTATAGCTGTGACTTCTGTGGGAAAAGTTTCTCCAGAAAAACTCATCTAGATTCACACATCAACGTACATATGGGGGGGCAACCTTTTGGTTGCCCTGTCTGTGGTGAAGAATTCCTCCAACAGAAAAGTTTGGACCAACACATGCCTTTACACTTCATATGA
- the LOC102227867 gene encoding zinc finger protein 501-like isoform X5, which translates to MFPDVRPLEVMKEKVPWSPSTDQQNPEPVHVKEEEEELWISKEGGYDYGLDENEYSRLPLTVIVKTEDEEEEPQTSQLHQSQTDSREVERPTSSFKWIKKETDGEDWGRLELVKKPRAPRPKSGAEGLDTPETEFSEEDDWQEPLSETDSGCKGSRETESGIGSGNGCSTVKKPFSCPECGKQFLYRQSLKRHMRRNIEKSSNCSVNLKCSEVKQNADSKTKVHTGKKNFSCDMCGKTFRDHFSLKSHMRVHSEEKPFGCEICAKCFKHEHNLKIHMRIHTGEMPFSCEVCGKRFKHQHNLKTHMRIHTGEKPFVCDICGKRARHQNNLKTHMIVHRGERPFGCDLCGKKFNRKTSLRAHMTVHTGEKPFACDICGKSYKRKTHLRTHMTVHNEEKPFGCDVCGKRFNRKTHLGTHMAVHTGEKPYSCDFCGKRFTRKTHLDSHITVHTGEKPFGCAVCGQEFSQQGSLNRHMTLHLG; encoded by the coding sequence ATGTTCGGCCCTTGGAGGTGATGAAAGAGAAGGTTCCCTGGAGCCCCAGTACGGATCAGCAGAATCCAGAACCCGTTCACgtaaaagaggaagaggaagaactCTGGATCAGTAAAGAGGGGGGGTATGATTATGGGTTGGACGAAAACGAATACAGCCGACTCCCATTAACTGTTATTGTGAAGactgaagatgaggaagaggaaccTCAGACTTCACAGCTTCATCAAAGCCAAACTGACTCCAGAGAGGTGGAGCGTCCAACCAGCAGCTTTAAATGGATCAAAAAGGAAACTGATGGAGAGGACTGGGGACGGCTGGAACTGGTTAAGAAACCACGTGCTCCAAGACCAAAGAGTGGCGCGGAGGGTTTAGACACCCCTGAGACTGAATTCAGTGAAGAAGACGATTGGCAGGAACCTCTGTCAGAGACTGACTCCGGCTGTAAGGGAAGCAGAGAAACAGAGTCAGGAATAGGCAGCGGTAATGGATGCAGCACTGTTAAAAAGCCGTTCAGCTGCCCAGAGTGTGGTAAACAGTTTCTGTACAGGCAGTCTCTGAAGAGACACATGAGACGCAACATAGAAAAAAGCTCCAACTGTTCGGTTAATCTGAAATGTTCCGAAGTGAAGCAAAATGCAGATTCAAAGACCAAAGTCCACACGGGGAAGAAAAACTTCAGCTGCGATATGTGCGGAAAAACTTTCAGAGACCATTTCAGCCTGAAATCTCACATGAGAGTCCACTCTGAGGAAAAGCCCTTTGGCTGCGAAATTTGTGCCAAGTGCTTCAAGCATGAGCACAACCTAAAGATACATATGAGAATCCACACCGGAGAGATGCCGTTCAGCTGCGAAGTTTGCGGTAAAAGATTTAAGCATCAGCACAATCTGAAGAcacacatgagaatccacaccGGGGAGAAGCCTTTTGTGTGCGACATCTGTGGTAAAAGAGCGAGACACCAGAACAACCTGAAGACGCACATGATAGTCCACAGAGGGGAACGGCCCTTCGGTTGTGATCTCTGCGGTAAAAAGTTCAACCGTAAAACAAGTCTTAGGGCGCACATGACGGTTCACACGGGCGAAAAACCGTTTGCTTGCGATATCTGCGGTAAAAGCTACAAGCGCAAAACGCACCTTCGGACTCACATGACCGTCCACAACGAAGAAAAGCCTTTTGGCTGCGACGTCTGCGGTAAGCGATTCAATCGTAAAACGCATCTCGGGACGCACATGGCGGTCCACACCGGCGAGAAGCCTTACAGCTGTGACTTCTGCGGTAAAAGGTTCACCCGGAAAACGCACCTAGATTCCCACATTACGGTTCACACAGGAGAAAAACCTTTTGGCTGTGCTGTGTGTGGGCAGGAATTCTCCCAGCAGGGAAGTTTAAACAGACACATGACATTACACTTGGGATAA
- the LOC102227867 gene encoding zinc finger protein 501-like isoform X4, with protein MFPADVRPLEVMKEKVPWSPSTDQQNPEPVHVKEEEEELWISKEGGYDYGLDENEYSRLPLTVIVKTEDEEEEPQTSQLHQSQTDSREVERPTSSFKWIKKETDGEDWGRLELVKKPRAPRPKSGAEGLDTPETEFSEEDDWQEPLSETDSGCKGSRETESGIGSGNGCSTVKKPFSCPECGKQFLYRQSLKRHMRRNIEKSSNCSVNLKCSEVKQNADSKTKVHTGKKNFSCDMCGKTFRDHFSLKSHMRVHSEEKPFGCEICAKCFKHEHNLKIHMRIHTGEMPFSCEVCGKRFKHQHNLKTHMRIHTGEKPFVCDICGKRARHQNNLKTHMIVHRGERPFGCDLCGKKFNRKTSLRAHMTVHTGEKPFACDICGKSYKRKTHLRTHMTVHNEEKPFGCDVCGKRFNRKTHLGTHMAVHTGEKPYSCDFCGKRFTRKTHLDSHITVHTGEKPFGCAVCGQEFSQQGSLNRHMTLHLG; from the coding sequence CAGATGTTCGGCCCTTGGAGGTGATGAAAGAGAAGGTTCCCTGGAGCCCCAGTACGGATCAGCAGAATCCAGAACCCGTTCACgtaaaagaggaagaggaagaactCTGGATCAGTAAAGAGGGGGGGTATGATTATGGGTTGGACGAAAACGAATACAGCCGACTCCCATTAACTGTTATTGTGAAGactgaagatgaggaagaggaaccTCAGACTTCACAGCTTCATCAAAGCCAAACTGACTCCAGAGAGGTGGAGCGTCCAACCAGCAGCTTTAAATGGATCAAAAAGGAAACTGATGGAGAGGACTGGGGACGGCTGGAACTGGTTAAGAAACCACGTGCTCCAAGACCAAAGAGTGGCGCGGAGGGTTTAGACACCCCTGAGACTGAATTCAGTGAAGAAGACGATTGGCAGGAACCTCTGTCAGAGACTGACTCCGGCTGTAAGGGAAGCAGAGAAACAGAGTCAGGAATAGGCAGCGGTAATGGATGCAGCACTGTTAAAAAGCCGTTCAGCTGCCCAGAGTGTGGTAAACAGTTTCTGTACAGGCAGTCTCTGAAGAGACACATGAGACGCAACATAGAAAAAAGCTCCAACTGTTCGGTTAATCTGAAATGTTCCGAAGTGAAGCAAAATGCAGATTCAAAGACCAAAGTCCACACGGGGAAGAAAAACTTCAGCTGCGATATGTGCGGAAAAACTTTCAGAGACCATTTCAGCCTGAAATCTCACATGAGAGTCCACTCTGAGGAAAAGCCCTTTGGCTGCGAAATTTGTGCCAAGTGCTTCAAGCATGAGCACAACCTAAAGATACATATGAGAATCCACACCGGAGAGATGCCGTTCAGCTGCGAAGTTTGCGGTAAAAGATTTAAGCATCAGCACAATCTGAAGAcacacatgagaatccacaccGGGGAGAAGCCTTTTGTGTGCGACATCTGTGGTAAAAGAGCGAGACACCAGAACAACCTGAAGACGCACATGATAGTCCACAGAGGGGAACGGCCCTTCGGTTGTGATCTCTGCGGTAAAAAGTTCAACCGTAAAACAAGTCTTAGGGCGCACATGACGGTTCACACGGGCGAAAAACCGTTTGCTTGCGATATCTGCGGTAAAAGCTACAAGCGCAAAACGCACCTTCGGACTCACATGACCGTCCACAACGAAGAAAAGCCTTTTGGCTGCGACGTCTGCGGTAAGCGATTCAATCGTAAAACGCATCTCGGGACGCACATGGCGGTCCACACCGGCGAGAAGCCTTACAGCTGTGACTTCTGCGGTAAAAGGTTCACCCGGAAAACGCACCTAGATTCCCACATTACGGTTCACACAGGAGAAAAACCTTTTGGCTGTGCTGTGTGTGGGCAGGAATTCTCCCAGCAGGGAAGTTTAAACAGACACATGACATTACACTTGGGATAA